The nucleotide window ACTTGTAATGCAAATTTTTCCCCTGGAAAAACCAAATGAAGACAACACAGAAAATAGATTCTCAAATCATTCCATGAATCCTATCATGAAACAGGTATCATTTTTCACTAACACATAGTCTCTTGATGCTAAAATAGCTTTTATGCATCTCATAGTACCTTGCATTACATCCCCCCCCCCTTTTTTATGTATTAGAATGAATTAGACAATTCCGAACCTACGGAGCGCGAGTTTTCTCTTGAAAGAGCAAGGAAAGGACTGTGCTGGGAACATCTAGGAGGTCATAAAGATGGCGAAACTTTTGGAACTGAAGTGCAAgtgaagaggaggaggaggacgCAGAGGAAGCCATATTGCAAGTTTCTGATCGGCCAAAGAGAGGAGGGTTTGAAGATAGGGACCGCAAACGAGATGTCGAAAACCGATACGAGTGGTCTTGAGAAGTCGACTGATTCATTGAACCGATGCGGAGAAATTGTGTATCTAAACCAAGATAGCAGTTGTTCCCCACGCCCTGTGTGGTTTTGCTTGCTTGCAAGTCAAGAAACGTAAGAAAcgttaattattaaaaaaaattatcctAAATCCTGAatcctaaattttttttattggtTTTGTTGTTTCAGGAACGACATGGCATTGCCTCAAATACCAAAACCTTTTATTAGTACCAAGTAGGTTAAACCCTTTATTAATTAGTTGTATTTTACATCTGATGTCAATGGGTAGTGTGGGATTCGAATTAATTTGTGGATCCATTGTAGATTTACGTTTAATGTATTTGTGCAATTGATTCAGGAATGGAGATTTAGCCTTATCCATTGTGAACAAGTATCTTGCAATGAAGCTAAACCTCAAACATGAATCTGAGGTAATGCTGTTTATGCTTCCATACGTGTCCAAAGTACCATGGAAGAAGTTGTATTAAACCTCAAATTGCAATTGcctttttgtttaaaaataaataaattagtccTTGTATGTTAGATTTAAAAGCAAACTGgtcattctgttaaaaatttcatccatttctattgttaaaaaccgATCCTTGTACGTCAGAATGAGGTACATGTGGCACACCACGTGTAACTATCTGGTTATTTTGCCAACCATGATAATTTTTTATAGTAAAAATGAATGAAACTTTTAACAGAAAAGACTAGTTTATTCTTTGATCTAACACACAAGAACTAATGTACCTATTTTTTAAGTAAAAGGGAtaaaatgcaatttgactcctAACATAGAGGACTCCATGATATTTTCATCGTATATGCTCCCACTTGCTTATTCATATTAATGATACATTCATAGCCTATAAGTAGTAGAGTTGTTTGGTCGTGTCAGATTCAGGTTGAATCCATGAATGGCATTGACAACTAGTATAGTTTTTCAAGCTCAAGTCAACTAAACTCTAAATCTTTTTAGATTTTTGGGTTCCAGACTTTGaaagatatgatttatgaaacaTGCTTTGAATGCAGGTTGAAGTCATGTGTTTGGGTCATCCATTGATGCCAACCTTAACCCTAAACAACCTGATAGACACATGGCTAGAGGCCGTATCAGATATCGAACCGGTGCCAGCCGAGGAAGGTGACGGCAGGAACTTTTTGATGGAATTAACGTATAGAAGGTCCATGAAGCAGTGCGCTTTGCAGTAAAATTCAAATGGGATGGAGCCTATGATATCCTTCCAATTGATAAACTCTCCTGGTATACCAATG belongs to Gossypium arboreum isolate Shixiya-1 chromosome 7, ASM2569848v2, whole genome shotgun sequence and includes:
- the LOC108487877 gene encoding E3 ubiquitin protein ligase DRIP1-like, with the translated sequence MYPIAIPYYHFIISIYVLFFYRNDHKLEKLVMQIFPLEKPNEDNTENRFSNHSMNPIMKQNELDNSEPTEREFSLERARKGLCWEHLGGHKDGETFGTEVQVKRRRRTQRKPYCKFLIGQREEGLKIGTANEMSKTDTSGLEKSTDSLNRCGEIVYLNQDSSCSPRPVWFCLLASQETNDMALPQIPKPFISTKNGDLALSIVNKYLAMKLNLKHESEVEVMCLGHPLMPTLTLNNLIDTWLEAVSDIEPVPAEEGDGRNFLMELTYRRSMKQCALQ